The following are from one region of the Penaeus chinensis breed Huanghai No. 1 chromosome 5, ASM1920278v2, whole genome shotgun sequence genome:
- the LOC125025361 gene encoding SET and MYND domain-containing protein 4-like: protein MKEKPAAMDSSPNITSLISDFITLIKTSGKSREVFEHVGPNHTEEEMFSYLWDLQEAHQALTPTLVSARKSKNIAESYLERGEEELGRGDLKEALKSCSLTIIFAPHPSLPGGRNVDLENGRDRNNNLDILITDEEEEERLRKDQDFELLARGYAGRSAVLFEAGHYRKCIIDIDAALNHSADELRREVLSERRAKCFARIKDEEHVKIPTNDKYAKLFDTPCSEKPVLPDPHPTIPAFSKDVRVAFAPSQGRYVVADRDISPGETVCVERNYCSALYAQNLLTHCCVCLSRSLTPLPCPFCAAVIFCSEACRAEGLAGCHWQECNILPTLVNLDMGANSFLAYRIITHTSYATLKSLLFVLKSEESTKPPEAIGFDERGMYSSSSYRPVYHLVTNRKERPPTDLLRRCIQAFVITKLLVESGRYFVNDCGAAFDPTHEEVMLLGSTLVHHMMNLMCNAYAVGELQMNLTDYRQCKMEPLGGGVFVASSLLNHSCNPSVAAFSHGRTQVLRAVRHIPAGCPLTYNYGSFYCTEDEDTRRSGLLKQYSFTCGCEACENGWYDLFHLSSEPVIHCPKCSTAPSEQLRRSCECTAVKKRIEQIVDTLDVMYLKILHKNVSCHNVDMLRDVITLMEKWVQLPCKDYFDAQELLKFYFDTKGSHVYI, encoded by the exons ATGAAGGAAAAACCTGCTGCCATGGACTCCTCTCCGAACATCACTTCGCTAATTTCGGATTTCATAACCCTGATAAAAACTTCAGGCAAGAGTCGAGAGGTTTTCGAACACGTGGGTCCGAACCACACCGAAGAGGAAATGTTCTCTTACTTGTGGGATCTCCAGGAGGCTCACCAGGCACTCACGCCAACCCTCGTATCTGCGAGAAAGTCCAAAAATATCGCTGAGTCCTATCTGGAGCGCGGGGAGGAGGAACTCGGTCGTGGAGATCTGAAGGAGGCGCTGAAATCCTGCAGTCTGACCATTATCTTTGCGCCTCATCCTTCGCTGCCTGGTGGAAGGAACGTGGATCTAGAGAACGGGAGAGATCGAAACAATAATTTGGATATTCTAATcacagacgaggaagaggaagagagattaagaaaggacCAGGACTTCGAACTCTTGGCACGTGGTTACGCTGGTCGATCCGCGGTTCTGTTCGAGGCAGGTCACTATCGCAAATGCATCATCGACATCGACGCTGCCCTCAATCACAGCGCTGACGAATTACGTCGAGAAGTACTGTCCGAGAGGAGAGCCAAATGTTTCGCTAGAATAAAGGATGAAGAACATGTGAAAATACCTACAAACGACAAATATGCGAAACTTTTCGACACCCCGTGTTCCGAGAAGCCAGTGTTGCCAGATCCTCATCCAACCATACCGGCGTTCAGCAAGGATGTTAGAGTGGCTTTCGCGCCCTCGCAGGGGAGATATGTGGTAGCTGATAGAGACATTAGTCCAG GTGAAACCGTGTGTGTCGAGAGGAATTATTGCAGCGCTTTGTATGCACAGAATCTCCTCACACACTGCTGCGTTTGCTTGTCTCGCTCCCTTACCCCTCTGCCGTGCCCCTTCTGCGCCGCT gTGATATTTTGCAGTGAAGCGTGTCGGGCAGAAGGCCTCGCTGGGTGCCACTGGCAAGAATGCAATATCCTGCCAACACTTGTCAACCTCGACATGGGGGCAAACTCCTTCCTGGCATATAGGATAATAACGCACACCTCCTATGCCACCCTGAAGAGCCTGCTGTTCGTGTTGAAAAGCGAGGAGAGCACTAAACCCCCCGAGGCGATTGGCTTTGACGAGCGTGGTATGTACAGCTCCTCATCGTACCGGCCTGTATATCACCTGGTTACCAACAGGAAGGAACGGCCGCCAACAGACCTGCTGAGAAGATGCATTCAGGCTTTCGTCATTACCAAGTTGCTGGTGGAGAGCGGACGGTATTTTGTGAATGATTGTGGGGCTGCCTTTGATCCTACACACGAAGAAGTTATGTTGCTGGGTTCCACGCTGGTTCACCATATGATGAATCTTATGTGCAACGCATACGCCGTCGGTGAACTGCAG ATGAACCTCACTGACTACAGGCAGTGCAAAATGGAACCACTGGGAGGAGGAGTCTTCGTCGCCTCGAGCCTTCTCAACCATTCGTGCAACCCATCCGTTGCAGCCTTCAGCCACGGCAGGACTCAAGTGCTCCGAGCCGTCAGGCACATCCCCGCTGGTTGTCCACTTACCTACAACTACGGGAGTTTTTACTGCACGGAAGACGAAGACACCAGAAGATCCGGTCTCCTCAAGCAGTACAGTTTTACGTGTGGGTGCGAGGCCTGTGAGAACGGCTGGTATGACTTGTTTCATCTTTCTTCAGAACCTGTGATCCATTGCCCGAAATGTTCCACAGCGCCATCAGAGCAGTTGCGTCGTTCGTGTGAGTGCACGGCTGTCAAGAAACGAATAGAACAGATTGTGGACACTCTTGATGTGATGTATCTTAAAATCTTACACAAGAACGTATCCTGTCATAACGTGGACATGCTGAGAGACGTGATTACGCTCATGGAAAAGTGGGTACAACTGCCATGCAAAGACTATTTCGATGCTCAGGAGTTATTGAAATTCTACTTCGACACAAAAGgctcacacgtgtatatataa